In one window of Chlamydiota bacterium DNA:
- a CDS encoding PQQ-like beta-propeller repeat protein produces LNPDGTLKWRLGTGEDVRSSPALESDGAVYFGSYDNRMYMRLPTGSWWSYVTGDDIFSSPALGIDGAVYFGSQDNHLYCLNPDGTLKWQFGSGGKIASSPALGTDGAVYFGSYSGYLYSLNASNGSFRWSFTSYTVESPPALGSNGLVYFGSTDRRLYAVTVECGLAWSYETGTNIYSSPAVGGDRRIYVASYDSKLYCIGQEPAATATPTPTPGGPTPTPGGPTPTPGGPTPTPGGPMPIVLAPQKTEYETSDTISVYADVWPFSTPCYPFVRVNMADGRTLYYQRNVGFSASPVPYLGFEAGPLTVSSPILGYFAIFQAFSNIPTGTYVLEGGTVDATRTTSASNLIYFGTVDRWTLTAR; encoded by the coding sequence GCCTCAACCCCGATGGAACGCTCAAATGGCGGCTCGGGACGGGGGAGGACGTACGATCCTCCCCCGCGCTGGAAAGCGACGGCGCCGTGTACTTCGGTTCCTATGACAACAGGATGTATATGCGCCTGCCTACGGGTTCCTGGTGGTCATACGTGACGGGGGACGACATCTTCTCCTCGCCCGCGCTGGGGATCGACGGCGCCGTGTACTTCGGCTCTCAAGACAACCATCTCTATTGCCTCAACCCCGATGGAACGCTCAAATGGCAGTTCGGGTCGGGGGGTAAAATAGCTTCCTCCCCCGCGCTGGGGACCGACGGCGCCGTATACTTCGGTTCTTACTCCGGCTATCTGTACTCGCTCAACGCGTCGAATGGGTCTTTCAGGTGGTCGTTCACATCATACACTGTCGAATCCCCTCCTGCCCTGGGGAGCAACGGCCTGGTGTATTTCGGATCAACCGATCGCCGGCTCTATGCGGTCACGGTTGAATGCGGACTGGCCTGGAGCTACGAGACCGGAACAAACATCTATTCGTCCCCGGCAGTGGGCGGCGACAGGAGGATATACGTGGCCTCGTATGACTCGAAATTATACTGCATCGGACAGGAGCCGGCCGCCACCGCGACGCCCACGCCGACGCCGGGCGGTCCGACGCCGACGCCCGGGGGGCCGACGCCGACGCCCGGGGGGCCGACGCCGACGCCGGGCGGGCCGATGCCGATCGTCCTCGCGCCGCAGAAGACGGAGTACGAGACCTCCGACACGATCTCCGTCTACGCGGACGTGTGGCCGTTCTCGACGCCGTGCTACCCGTTCGTGCGCGTCAACATGGCGGACGGGCGGACACTCTACTACCAGCGCAACGTCGGGTTCTCGGCCTCGCCGGTGCCGTACCTGGGGTTCGAGGCGGGGCCGCTGACGGTGTCGTCACCGATACTCGGGTACTTTGCGATCTTCCAGGCGTTCTCGAACATCCCCACGGGCACGTACGTGCTGGAGGGCGGGACGGTGGACGCGACGCGGACGACCTCGGCGTCGAACCTGATATACTTCGGCACGGTGGACCGCTGGACGCTGACGGCGCGTTGA